A DNA window from Flavisolibacter ginsenosidimutans contains the following coding sequences:
- the eno gene encoding phosphopyruvate hydratase: MSYIAEIFARQILDSRGNPTVEVDVITDDGAMGRAAVPSGASTGIHEAVELRDNDKKTYVGKGVTQAVKNVMDVIAPELEGYDVADQTGIDQLMIQLDGTENKGKLGANALLAVSMACAKAAAEEATLPLFRYIGGTNAKTLPVPMMNILNGGAHADNKIDFQEFMVMPVGASSFSEGLRWGVEIFHALKTVLKKKGYSTNVGDEGGFAPNIGSNEEAIDTVMEAINAAGYKAGSEIFIAMDAANSELYKDGKYIFHKSSGKSLSSDELVKFWESWANQYPIVSIEDGMAEDDWEGWKALTETLGKKVQLVGDDLFVTNVTRLSQGIEKDIANGLLVKVNQIGTVTETIDAVSMAQHAGYNTIMSHRSGETEDTTIADLAVALNCGQIKTGSASRTDRMAKYNQLIRIEELLGASAYYPGSKLKFGK, encoded by the coding sequence ATGAGTTACATAGCCGAAATTTTTGCCCGCCAGATTTTAGACAGCCGTGGAAATCCGACGGTAGAAGTTGACGTCATTACCGATGACGGCGCCATGGGTCGTGCCGCCGTACCAAGCGGCGCCAGCACCGGCATACACGAAGCCGTTGAACTGCGCGACAACGATAAAAAAACCTACGTGGGCAAAGGCGTAACACAAGCCGTGAAAAACGTAATGGACGTTATTGCTCCCGAACTGGAAGGCTACGATGTGGCCGACCAAACCGGCATTGACCAATTAATGATTCAGTTGGACGGCACCGAAAACAAAGGCAAGCTGGGTGCAAACGCTTTGCTGGCTGTTAGCATGGCTTGTGCGAAAGCCGCAGCCGAAGAAGCGACGCTCCCGCTGTTTCGCTACATCGGCGGAACAAACGCGAAGACTTTGCCCGTGCCGATGATGAATATCTTGAATGGTGGCGCACACGCTGATAATAAAATAGATTTCCAGGAATTTATGGTGATGCCCGTTGGCGCCTCTTCATTTAGCGAAGGACTGCGCTGGGGCGTGGAGATTTTTCACGCATTAAAAACGGTGCTGAAGAAAAAAGGCTACTCCACAAACGTAGGCGATGAAGGCGGTTTTGCACCCAACATTGGTTCCAATGAGGAAGCCATCGACACGGTGATGGAAGCCATCAACGCCGCGGGCTACAAAGCCGGTTCGGAAATTTTTATCGCCATGGACGCGGCCAACAGCGAATTGTACAAAGACGGCAAATACATTTTTCACAAAAGCAGTGGCAAGAGCTTAAGCTCTGATGAGCTCGTGAAGTTTTGGGAGAGCTGGGCGAATCAATACCCGATTGTTTCCATTGAAGACGGCATGGCCGAAGACGATTGGGAAGGCTGGAAAGCGCTTACAGAAACCCTCGGAAAAAAAGTGCAATTGGTGGGCGATGATTTATTTGTAACAAATGTTACTCGTCTGAGTCAAGGCATTGAAAAAGATATTGCCAACGGCTTGCTGGTGAAAGTAAACCAGATTGGCACCGTGACCGAAACCATTGATGCCGTAAGCATGGCGCAGCACGCTGGCTACAACACCATCATGAGCCACCGCAGCGGCGAAACCGAAGACACGACCATTGCCGATTTGGCCGTAGCACTGAACTGCGGACAGATCAAAACCGGTTCGGCTTCGCGTACCGATAGAATGGCGAAATACAACCAGCTTATTCGCATTGAAGAATTACTGGGTGCTTCGGCTTATTATCCCGGAAGCAAATTGAAATTTGGGAAGTAA
- a CDS encoding MFS transporter, with protein sequence MAAPKGIWKVITASSVGTLIEWYDFYIFGSLSTIIAAKFFPSENPTAALLSTLATFAAGFIVRPFGALVFGRLGDLIGRKYTFLLTLVLMGMSTFLIGCIPSYATIGAAAPLLVLLLRLLQGLALGGEYGGAATYVAEHSPANKRGFYTSWIQTTATLGLFLSLGVILSIRRLVGVQEFTSGNGWRYPFLLSIVLVGVSIFIRLRMAESPLFAKLKSEGKTSVNPLKESFGHKTNFKMVLLALFGATMGQGVIWYTGQFYAQTFLLTKCNIEYEQANTIILVALVIATPFFVIFGSLSDKWGRKNIMMVGMLLGVLLYRPIFQQLYNLSDPSKKEIATTNRGFKMEGDFGAFIQHASDTTTYTDGSTLKTTTKQSLIKGEKTTVKELTLGQGIKWQMILLVAAMVLFVTMVYGPIAAFLVELFPTKIRYTSMSLPYHIGNGVFGGLVPFIATLITTLKGSNPLSGLWYPIGVAALSFVIGSLYLSNKINKDVID encoded by the coding sequence ATGGCAGCACCAAAAGGCATTTGGAAAGTGATTACCGCATCATCGGTAGGCACGCTCATCGAATGGTATGACTTCTACATCTTCGGCTCTTTATCCACTATCATCGCCGCTAAATTTTTTCCGTCCGAGAACCCAACAGCCGCTTTATTGTCAACACTGGCAACATTCGCCGCAGGCTTTATTGTGCGGCCTTTCGGCGCCCTGGTATTTGGAAGGCTCGGCGATTTGATTGGGCGGAAATACACGTTTTTGCTCACGCTTGTTTTAATGGGAATGTCCACGTTTTTAATTGGCTGCATTCCTTCCTACGCAACCATTGGCGCGGCTGCCCCTTTGCTTGTTTTATTACTGCGCTTGTTGCAAGGTCTTGCGCTGGGTGGTGAATATGGCGGCGCAGCTACGTACGTTGCGGAGCATTCTCCTGCCAACAAACGCGGCTTCTATACAAGCTGGATACAAACCACCGCAACCCTTGGCTTGTTTCTTTCGCTTGGCGTTATTCTATCCATCCGCCGTCTTGTAGGCGTGCAGGAATTTACAAGTGGCAATGGTTGGCGCTATCCTTTCTTATTGTCCATTGTTTTGGTTGGCGTTTCCATTTTTATTCGCCTGCGCATGGCCGAATCGCCCTTGTTTGCGAAGCTGAAAAGCGAAGGCAAAACATCAGTTAATCCACTCAAAGAAAGTTTTGGCCACAAGACGAATTTCAAAATGGTTTTGCTGGCACTTTTTGGCGCTACAATGGGGCAAGGCGTTATCTGGTACACCGGGCAATTTTATGCGCAAACGTTTTTACTTACTAAGTGCAACATCGAGTACGAGCAAGCCAACACCATCATCCTGGTGGCGCTTGTTATTGCTACACCTTTCTTTGTCATCTTCGGCAGTTTGTCGGACAAGTGGGGACGAAAGAATATCATGATGGTTGGAATGCTTCTCGGCGTGTTGCTTTACCGTCCCATCTTTCAGCAGTTGTACAATTTGTCTGACCCTTCAAAAAAAGAAATAGCAACTACCAACAGGGGCTTTAAAATGGAAGGTGATTTCGGTGCCTTTATTCAGCACGCAAGCGATACCACCACGTACACCGATGGGAGCACACTAAAAACAACCACAAAACAATCGTTGATAAAAGGCGAAAAAACAACGGTGAAAGAATTAACGCTTGGTCAGGGCATCAAATGGCAAATGATTTTACTCGTTGCGGCAATGGTGTTGTTTGTCACGATGGTTTATGGACCGATTGCGGCGTTTCTGGTGGAATTGTTTCCAACAAAGATTCGGTACACATCCATGTCATTGCCTTACCACATTGGCAACGGCGTGTTTGGGGGTTTGGTGCCATTCATCGCTACGTTGATTACGACGTTGAAAGGCAGCAACCCACTGTCAGGACTTTGGTACCCGATTGGCGTGGCTGCTTTAAGTTTTGTCATCGGCAGCTTGTATCTCTCTAACAAAATCAACAAAGACGTTATTGATTAA
- a CDS encoding DUF6814 family protein — translation MNGLKRYLGVLWIVVGIAAIALLIYSAATNINAAKGDIGKPIPWIIIITVFTPISLGLIVFGWYAVKGEYDGEIKT, via the coding sequence ATGAACGGACTGAAACGATACCTTGGAGTTCTCTGGATAGTTGTTGGCATTGCGGCCATTGCTTTGTTGATTTACAGCGCGGCTACCAACATTAATGCGGCCAAAGGCGACATTGGCAAACCTATTCCCTGGATCATCATTATCACCGTTTTCACGCCCATTTCCCTTGGGCTTATCGTCTTTGGCTGGTATGCGGTGAAAGGCGAGTACGACGGCGAGATAAAGACTTAA
- the nth gene encoding endonuclease III: MTRKERFAACIDYFQKAMPEAETELTFGNTYELLVAVILSAQCTDKRVNMTTPALFKKYPDISSLAKAQYDDLFELIKSISFPGNKTRHLLGMAAMVKEKFGGEIPMTVEELVQLPGVGRKTANVITSVVDKQPNMAVDTHVFRVSARIGLTVGAKNPLQTELQLVKYIPKDLVYIFHHWLILHGRYVCVARNPKCNECGLRAVCKYYQTVVAKEK; encoded by the coding sequence ATGACCCGCAAAGAACGATTTGCCGCCTGCATTGACTACTTTCAAAAAGCAATGCCCGAAGCCGAAACGGAACTCACCTTCGGCAATACGTACGAACTTTTGGTGGCGGTTATTTTATCGGCGCAGTGCACCGATAAACGTGTGAACATGACCACGCCGGCGTTGTTCAAAAAATACCCTGACATTTCTTCGCTGGCTAAAGCACAATACGACGACCTGTTTGAATTAATCAAAAGCATTTCTTTTCCCGGCAACAAAACCCGTCACTTGCTGGGGATGGCGGCAATGGTGAAAGAGAAATTTGGCGGCGAAATTCCCATGACCGTAGAAGAACTGGTGCAGTTGCCCGGTGTGGGGCGCAAAACGGCCAACGTCATTACCTCAGTTGTTGATAAGCAGCCCAATATGGCCGTGGACACACACGTCTTTCGCGTCTCAGCCCGCATCGGCTTAACCGTGGGTGCGAAAAATCCTTTGCAAACCGAACTGCAACTGGTAAAATACATTCCCAAAGACCTTGTTTACATTTTTCATCACTGGCTCATTTTGCACGGCCGTTATGTGTGCGTTGCCCGCAATCCCAAGTGCAATGAGTGTGGTTTGCGTGCCGTGTGTAAATACTATCAAACCGTTGTGGCCAAAGAGAAGTGA
- a CDS encoding GNAT family N-acetyltransferase gives MQINVSKLRGQYIYLELLKQEDVLSLRKLARDERIWDFTKTLLVNETFDAQFDKYIATAFDPRNTGMQISFVMRDAKTAAVLGMTRYYKIEPSQKRLSIGYTWYTPAYWGKVHNKECKLLLLQYAFEELRFQRVEFEVAHQNVRSQKAVAKIGGVKEAVLRKHGLHADGTVRDTVVFSIIDDEWPQTKEKLFRLIEGSQAAEKN, from the coding sequence ATGCAAATCAACGTCTCAAAACTTCGCGGTCAATACATTTATCTTGAACTGCTCAAGCAAGAGGATGTTCTCTCGTTGCGCAAACTTGCCCGCGACGAACGCATCTGGGACTTTACAAAAACCCTTCTCGTCAACGAAACTTTTGATGCCCAATTTGATAAGTATATCGCAACGGCCTTTGATCCGCGAAACACCGGTATGCAAATCAGTTTTGTCATGCGGGATGCAAAAACGGCTGCGGTGCTGGGCATGACGCGGTACTATAAAATCGAGCCTTCGCAAAAACGTTTGAGTATTGGCTATACCTGGTACACGCCGGCTTATTGGGGCAAGGTGCACAACAAAGAATGCAAACTGCTGCTGCTGCAATATGCCTTTGAAGAACTGCGTTTTCAACGCGTGGAATTTGAAGTGGCGCACCAAAACGTTCGTTCGCAAAAAGCCGTGGCAAAAATTGGCGGCGTAAAAGAAGCGGTGCTGCGCAAGCACGGTCTTCATGCTGATGGTACGGTGCGTGACACCGTTGTGTTCAGCATTATTGATGACGAATGGCCGCAAACAAAAGAAAAATTGTTCCGGTTAATTGAAGGCAGCCAAGCCGCCGAAAAAAATTAG
- the gldA gene encoding gliding motility-associated ABC transporter ATP-binding subunit GldA — protein sequence MSITVKNLTKIYGEQRAVDNISFSVNKGEIVGFLGPNGAGKSTTMKMITGYLQPDAGEITVSDIDVTKDPLASKKKVGYLPESNALYYDMYVKEYLDFVADVHSISNKQSAIGNVIEQVGLTKEKAKKIGQLSKGYKQRVGLAAALLHNPEVLILDEPTSGLDPNQIVEIRNVIKEQGKDKLVLFSSHILQEVEAICDRVIIINKGKIVADDKLSTLQKTSSSTIVRVSFKEALEAEWLKRLPDAKTVSKVDAFSWTIETENPESVRKALLQLALEQNLNIVSLQSENKSLEEIFRTLTNNK from the coding sequence ATGTCCATAACGGTAAAAAATCTTACAAAGATTTACGGCGAGCAACGTGCGGTTGACAACATTTCCTTCTCGGTGAACAAAGGTGAGATTGTTGGTTTTCTTGGTCCAAACGGCGCCGGCAAAAGCACAACGATGAAAATGATAACGGGTTACCTGCAACCCGATGCCGGCGAGATAACCGTTAGTGATATTGACGTAACCAAAGACCCCTTGGCTTCAAAAAAGAAAGTAGGCTACCTTCCCGAAAGCAACGCACTTTATTACGACATGTACGTAAAAGAGTATTTGGATTTTGTGGCCGATGTGCATTCCATCAGCAACAAGCAGTCGGCAATTGGCAATGTGATAGAGCAAGTTGGTCTGACGAAAGAAAAAGCAAAAAAAATCGGACAGCTTTCAAAAGGATACAAGCAACGCGTAGGTCTTGCTGCCGCTCTCCTTCACAATCCCGAAGTATTGATTTTAGACGAACCCACCAGCGGACTTGACCCCAACCAGATTGTTGAAATCCGCAACGTCATCAAAGAACAAGGCAAGGATAAACTGGTGCTTTTTTCTTCGCACATTTTGCAGGAAGTAGAAGCCATCTGCGACCGCGTCATCATCATCAACAAAGGAAAGATTGTAGCCGATGACAAGTTGAGCACTTTGCAAAAAACGTCATCGTCAACCATTGTTCGTGTAAGTTTTAAAGAGGCATTGGAAGCCGAATGGCTCAAACGACTACCCGATGCCAAAACGGTAAGCAAAGTGGACGCATTCAGTTGGACAATTGAAACCGAAAACCCCGAAAGCGTTCGCAAAGCGCTGTTGCAATTGGCACTCGAACAAAACTTAAATATTGTTTCTTTGCAAAGCGAAAACAAAAGCCTCGAAGAAATTTTCCGCACCTTAACGAACAACAAATAG
- a CDS encoding FtsB family cell division protein, producing MKFVRRIPPFIYNKYFLATSLFVLWMLFFDRNDFFTQMARKKELAEIEQSKDYFAQKISEGKKFSRDMRSNADAVEKFVREKYLMKRDNEDLFLIQKSAAKE from the coding sequence ATGAAGTTCGTTCGCCGCATACCGCCGTTCATCTACAACAAATATTTTTTAGCCACTTCGCTTTTTGTCTTGTGGATGCTCTTCTTCGACCGCAACGATTTCTTCACGCAAATGGCACGCAAAAAAGAACTGGCCGAAATTGAACAGAGCAAAGATTACTTTGCCCAAAAAATCAGCGAGGGTAAAAAGTTTTCGCGGGACATGCGCTCCAATGCCGACGCGGTGGAAAAATTTGTGCGGGAAAAATACCTCATGAAACGCGACAACGAAGACCTTTTCCTCATTCAAAAGTCAGCCGCGAAAGAATAA